From a single Arachis hypogaea cultivar Tifrunner chromosome 3, arahy.Tifrunner.gnm2.J5K5, whole genome shotgun sequence genomic region:
- the LOC112790892 gene encoding uncharacterized protein isoform X1, producing the protein MESRREQAESNCASSDNNSPPIPETEMETPISESTLEGGGSAFNQSQILRAIEVVERDSFAIAQSFTSLFASLRLALSNATATTIDHMQCFSDASGRVQESVLDAATKGNRYINSCLRLNEEMKNIDGLASQLKVLRRHVDSLDAAVNKLLQVP; encoded by the exons ATGGAAAGCAGAAGAGAACAAGCTGAATCGAATTGCGCCTCCTCGGATAATAATAGTCCCCCAATtccagaaacagaaatggaaaccCCAATTTCAGAATCAACCCTTGAGGGTGGTGGCTCCGCCTTCAATCAGAGTCAAATTCTGAGAGCCATCGAAGTAGTGGAGCGAGACTCCTTCGCAATCGCTCAGAGCTTCACTTCTCTCTTCGCCTCCCTCCGCCTCGCTCTCTCCAACGCCACCGCCACCACCATCGACCACATGCAATGCTTTAGCGACGCTTCCGGTCGAGTTCAAGAATCTG TGCTTGATGCAGCAACCAAGGGGAATCGGTATATAAATTCGTGTCTTAG ATTGAATGAGGAGATGAAGAACATTGATGGTCTTGCGTCGCAACT AAAAGTCTTGAGAAGGCATGTTGATTCTCTGGACGCAGCGGTTAACAAACTTCTTCAAGTCCCGTGA
- the LOC112790892 gene encoding uncharacterized protein isoform X2 — MESRREQAESNCASSDNNSPPIPETEMETPISESTLEGGGSAFNQSQILRAIEVVERDSFAIAQSFTSLFASLRLALSNATATTIDHMQCFSDASGRVQESVLDAATKGNRYINSCLRLNEEMKNIDGLASQLLEKAC; from the exons ATGGAAAGCAGAAGAGAACAAGCTGAATCGAATTGCGCCTCCTCGGATAATAATAGTCCCCCAATtccagaaacagaaatggaaaccCCAATTTCAGAATCAACCCTTGAGGGTGGTGGCTCCGCCTTCAATCAGAGTCAAATTCTGAGAGCCATCGAAGTAGTGGAGCGAGACTCCTTCGCAATCGCTCAGAGCTTCACTTCTCTCTTCGCCTCCCTCCGCCTCGCTCTCTCCAACGCCACCGCCACCACCATCGACCACATGCAATGCTTTAGCGACGCTTCCGGTCGAGTTCAAGAATCTG TGCTTGATGCAGCAACCAAGGGGAATCGGTATATAAATTCGTGTCTTAG ATTGAATGAGGAGATGAAGAACATTGATGGTCTTGCGTCGCAACT TCTTGAGAAGGCATGTTGA